A region of Halalkaliarchaeum desulfuricum DNA encodes the following proteins:
- a CDS encoding O-antigen ligase family protein, whose product MDGNATQSLKQGHDITALHRLSLVLAVLLLLSVISRHTGIPSVASLPFITFVYVIILGVFLTISDLKIKTEKIYFMLFLLLSFSILLSTMFNLTASSFSRFGAFVVFTSMNLFILPKIIDFDHFLFASSRVTAGIVLLGFLPYLGGPTQIGVIDLSLWGARLYWYPNLSPLTSVFVGANWLGFLTLVGSLSAIGEWWKFKSSISKYLIFINFVGLLFTNYRTGWVAFAAAIGILAGYILLNRDAIVLLTAGGILTTVVALAMMFKIIPGPAFLTELSLNNRRGSWVAGADVFKQQYLLGYGFGNTADVVSTRVPPSSPANVHNSYLRAFLALGVGGGIAYLGLFLSTLFKSALEAVSKTGVLLSMFLVSFFIIQMFNSLTFIGISLHSVIISIVMGYQVTK is encoded by the coding sequence TTGGATGGAAACGCGACACAGAGTTTAAAACAAGGGCATGATATTACGGCTCTACACCGTCTTTCATTGGTACTAGCCGTACTACTCTTATTGTCGGTTATTTCTCGCCATACCGGGATTCCGTCTGTTGCGAGCTTACCTTTTATCACGTTTGTATATGTTATTATTTTAGGTGTATTTTTGACCATATCTGATTTAAAAATCAAAACAGAGAAAATTTATTTTATGTTGTTTTTATTATTGTCTTTTTCTATTTTATTATCAACTATGTTTAATCTAACTGCAAGCAGTTTTAGTCGGTTTGGGGCCTTTGTTGTATTTACTAGTATGAATCTGTTTATTCTCCCAAAAATAATAGATTTTGACCATTTTCTATTCGCTTCTAGTAGAGTCACTGCTGGAATCGTTCTCCTTGGATTTTTACCTTATCTGGGAGGACCAACGCAGATCGGCGTGATTGACTTGTCTCTCTGGGGCGCACGACTGTACTGGTATCCTAACCTTAGTCCATTAACAAGCGTGTTCGTTGGTGCAAATTGGCTGGGCTTTTTAACGTTAGTCGGATCTCTATCTGCCATTGGGGAGTGGTGGAAATTCAAATCATCAATATCAAAATATCTAATATTCATAAATTTTGTTGGATTACTTTTTACTAACTATCGTACTGGTTGGGTTGCGTTTGCCGCCGCTATCGGTATATTGGCTGGATACATTTTATTGAACCGAGATGCGATCGTGTTACTCACCGCTGGTGGGATTTTGACTACAGTAGTCGCCTTAGCTATGATGTTCAAAATCATACCGGGTCCTGCCTTTCTTACAGAACTTTCGCTAAACAATCGTAGGGGGTCTTGGGTAGCAGGTGCGGATGTTTTCAAACAGCAGTACCTCTTAGGCTATGGATTTGGAAATACAGCTGATGTAGTTAGTACTCGGGTGCCCCCCAGCAGTCCTGCAAATGTGCATAATTCATATCTTCGGGCTTTCCTTGCACTGGGGGTGGGAGGTGGGATAGCGTACTTGGGACTCTTTTTGAGTACACTCTTCAAGAGTGCGCTGGAAGCGGTGTCTAAAACAGGAGTTTTACTATCGATGTTTCTCGTTTCATTTTTCATCATCCAGATGTTTAATTCTCTCACGTTTATCGGAATCTCGTTACACTCTGTAATAATTTCAATAGTTATGGGGTACCAGGTCACAAAATAG
- a CDS encoding glycosyltransferase family 4 protein, with protein sequence MIRALIFLNSITHTSIPFELSVRIAEITEGEIVIASFYDDDFDDQSPVEDIADLPVDVRTFGATSRFDQKAWSAFHNELNQGYDLIHTHHNFSGSVARLLATKEDHPIVNTEHRNHRSNSPLQNIVNAPTLPLADRIVSNSQITQDSFRWYERLLLKDSQLDVIHNGVDIERIDNVITETPNLNEESSLRICTVGRMVPVKNQSTLLRAFDSVVEEHQQAELLFVGDGPLRSELETLAVDLGINDNVQFTGEVPRHRVYEIFAQSDVFAMPSIAEGFCVAVVEAMAAGLPVVVSDIPIFHEVVDDVGIFAQANDPSQFTTAISKLLSKPVERDRLGKLGSRRVREQFSLEETAKQYIEVYEQCVADL encoded by the coding sequence ATGATTCGCGCACTCATCTTTTTGAACAGTATTACCCATACATCAATTCCGTTTGAATTATCTGTGCGTATTGCAGAGATAACGGAGGGAGAAATTGTTATCGCGTCATTTTACGACGACGATTTTGATGATCAATCCCCTGTTGAGGATATAGCAGACCTCCCAGTCGATGTTCGAACGTTCGGTGCCACATCTAGATTCGATCAGAAAGCGTGGTCAGCATTCCACAACGAGTTAAACCAGGGATATGACCTGATTCATACCCACCACAACTTCTCCGGATCGGTGGCCAGACTTCTTGCAACGAAAGAAGACCACCCCATCGTCAATACGGAACATCGAAACCACCGATCGAATTCACCACTTCAAAACATCGTTAATGCACCTACACTCCCTCTAGCTGATCGAATCGTTTCGAACTCACAAATAACACAGGATTCGTTCCGATGGTATGAACGTCTCCTTCTCAAGGATAGCCAGCTAGATGTCATTCACAACGGTGTTGACATTGAACGCATCGACAACGTCATAACAGAAACACCGAATCTAAATGAAGAATCCTCGTTGCGTATCTGTACCGTAGGTCGGATGGTTCCGGTCAAAAACCAGTCGACACTATTGCGAGCATTTGATTCTGTTGTTGAAGAACATCAGCAAGCAGAATTGCTTTTCGTGGGAGATGGACCTCTCCGAAGCGAACTCGAAACGCTCGCTGTTGATCTCGGCATCAACGATAACGTTCAGTTCACAGGGGAAGTACCTCGTCATCGCGTGTACGAAATCTTTGCACAGAGTGACGTCTTTGCGATGCCTTCGATCGCGGAGGGGTTTTGTGTCGCTGTCGTCGAAGCGATGGCTGCTGGGCTTCCCGTAGTTGTCAGTGATATTCCGATCTTCCATGAAGTGGTCGATGATGTAGGGATCTTCGCACAAGCGAACGATCCATCACAATTCACCACCGCAATCAGCAAATTACTGTCAAAGCCTGTAGAACGTGATCGACTTGGAAAACTCGGGAGTCGCCGCGTTCGCGAGCAATTCTCACTTGAGGAGACCGCAAAACAGTATATTGAAGTCTATGAACAGTGTGTCGCCGATTTATGA
- a CDS encoding AAA family ATPase codes for MGRNLKPSEKQYSISSPIVVEFVGLPGVGKSTLSSRTAAALANDHNKVSEPTRHVDNRSGPHRVLSKARFVAEHSFRRPRTALATTRGLLKTNQASTADRVHVSFNLQYVAGVVARAQSIPCVTLLDQGPYQGVWSVGLHSTTEWDSLFDQFDRFLSQTAPDLVVLVEADTDTIADRLRSREAGDTRFAPDSPVFDRGVDGYETLKERIQSEDTPRSIVVENKTHADLDAGANRVAETVESLYD; via the coding sequence ATGGGCCGAAATCTAAAACCTTCTGAAAAACAGTATAGTATCTCTAGTCCTATAGTCGTCGAGTTCGTGGGCCTTCCAGGTGTTGGCAAGTCCACCCTCTCAAGCCGAACCGCCGCAGCACTTGCGAATGACCACAACAAAGTCTCGGAACCAACTCGTCACGTCGACAATCGATCCGGACCCCACCGAGTTCTCTCGAAAGCCCGCTTTGTCGCCGAACACTCATTCCGACGTCCACGAACCGCCCTCGCAACTACACGAGGCCTACTTAAAACAAATCAGGCCTCAACCGCCGATCGCGTCCATGTGAGTTTCAACCTCCAGTACGTCGCCGGGGTCGTGGCTCGCGCCCAGTCGATTCCCTGCGTGACGCTCCTCGATCAAGGCCCATATCAGGGTGTCTGGTCGGTCGGCCTCCATTCGACAACCGAGTGGGATTCCCTCTTCGATCAATTCGACCGATTCCTCTCACAAACTGCACCCGACCTAGTGGTCCTCGTTGAGGCCGACACGGACACGATCGCCGATCGCCTCCGGTCGCGCGAAGCTGGTGACACCCGATTCGCCCCCGACAGCCCGGTGTTCGACCGTGGCGTCGACGGCTACGAAACGCTAAAAGAGCGGATCCAGTCCGAAGACACCCCCAGATCGATAGTCGTCGAAAACAAAACTCATGCAGACCTCGACGCGGGCGCCAATCGAGTCGCAGAGACCGTCGAATCGCTCTACGATTAA
- a CDS encoding glycosyltransferase family 4 protein, with amino-acid sequence MRILRVAPWLYPDTKGGGQYHVHAMSRDQAAMGHDVTVVTIRHDESLPRVEERDGYTVRRFDSIASPLGNEVSPGLARYLAAADGFDVMHAHSHYYLTTNLAALKRRLGDIPLALTNHGLYSQSAPERVFRWYLKTLGRWTFNQADVVFCYTETDRDRVRELGVTSRIEVVSNGIDTERFTPAGPESELIDASGPVVLFVGRFAEGKRPWIAVEAFAEVLDEYPDAELYLCGDGPLRADLEAQVRELGIGESVTFLGHVPYDEMPKVYRSGDVLVLPSRAEGVPRTVLEAMASGVRVVMNDLDHVREVLRDQDRGVDEATPESFARAVTDVLGSATDGEAGAGGHRWGETVERTTSMLEGICKS; translated from the coding sequence ATGCGAATCCTCCGGGTCGCACCGTGGCTGTACCCCGACACCAAGGGCGGGGGCCAGTACCACGTCCACGCGATGAGTCGGGATCAGGCGGCGATGGGGCACGACGTGACGGTGGTGACGATCCGGCACGACGAGTCGTTGCCCCGGGTCGAGGAGCGCGACGGCTACACGGTTCGGCGATTCGATTCCATCGCCAGCCCACTCGGCAACGAGGTCTCGCCGGGGCTGGCCCGGTATCTGGCCGCTGCCGACGGGTTCGACGTGATGCACGCGCACTCGCATTATTACCTGACGACGAATCTGGCGGCGCTGAAGCGTCGACTCGGCGATATCCCGCTTGCGCTCACGAACCACGGGCTCTATTCTCAATCGGCACCCGAGCGCGTGTTCCGGTGGTACCTGAAGACGCTCGGGCGGTGGACGTTCAATCAGGCCGACGTGGTGTTCTGTTACACCGAGACGGATCGGGACCGGGTGCGGGAGCTGGGCGTGACGAGTCGGATCGAGGTCGTGTCGAACGGGATCGACACCGAGCGGTTCACGCCCGCGGGGCCCGAAAGCGAGTTGATCGACGCGTCGGGTCCGGTGGTGCTGTTCGTCGGGCGCTTTGCAGAGGGGAAGCGTCCCTGGATCGCGGTCGAGGCGTTCGCGGAGGTGTTAGATGAGTATCCCGACGCGGAGCTATACCTGTGTGGGGACGGACCGTTGCGTGCGGATCTGGAAGCGCAGGTTCGGGAGCTGGGGATCGGCGAGTCGGTGACGTTCCTGGGGCACGTGCCCTACGACGAGATGCCGAAGGTGTACCGGAGCGGCGACGTGCTGGTGTTGCCGAGTCGGGCCGAGGGGGTCCCCCGGACAGTGCTGGAGGCGATGGCGAGTGGGGTGCGGGTCGTGATGAACGATCTCGATCACGTGCGCGAGGTGCTTCGGGATCAGGACCGAGGCGTCGACGAGGCGACCCCCGAATCCTTCGCCAGAGCTGTTACGGACGTACTCGGATCGGCTACGGATGGGGAAGCAGGTGCGGGCGGGCATCGCTGGGGGGAGACAGTCGAGCGGACGACGTCGATGCTCGAAGGGATCTGCAAGAGTTAA
- a CDS encoding DUF433 domain-containing protein produces the protein MTRIVRTDDVLGGEPRIEGTRIGVRHVAARTVDAGQPPVHVADQLGVSLSEVYEGLSYYYAHVEELREFERANEAAFDRIENESLEPNERVQ, from the coding sequence ATGACACGCATCGTCCGGACCGACGACGTCCTCGGCGGGGAGCCTCGCATCGAGGGGACCCGGATCGGCGTCCGTCACGTCGCCGCCCGGACGGTCGACGCCGGCCAGCCGCCCGTTCACGTGGCCGACCAACTCGGGGTTTCTCTCTCTGAGGTGTACGAGGGGCTGTCCTACTACTATGCGCACGTCGAGGAACTCCGCGAATTCGAACGAGCGAACGAGGCCGCTTTCGACCGCATCGAGAACGAGTCGCTGGAGCCGAACGAGCGAGTCCAGTGA
- a CDS encoding DUF5615 family PIN-like protein: MQAKDQFGEETVDWELLEWCGEHGIVLLSNNAKDFEPLHRDRTHAGIVLYREQDLPDRDPEGLGRALDEVFAQYGAGGLENEIVDLGDWYDWLHE, translated from the coding sequence ATCCAGGCCAAAGATCAGTTCGGAGAGGAAACCGTCGACTGGGAACTGCTGGAGTGGTGTGGCGAACACGGAATCGTGTTGCTCTCGAACAACGCGAAGGACTTCGAGCCGCTCCATCGAGATCGAACACACGCTGGGATCGTTCTGTACCGCGAACAGGATCTTCCCGACCGCGACCCCGAAGGGCTGGGTCGGGCCCTCGACGAGGTGTTCGCACAGTACGGAGCTGGCGGCCTCGAAAACGAGATTGTCGACCTCGGAGACTGGTACGACTGGCTCCACGAGTGA